A region from the Dysidea avara chromosome 15, odDysAvar1.4, whole genome shotgun sequence genome encodes:
- the LOC136245337 gene encoding zinc finger MYM-type protein 2-like: protein MAGQLKFKPFQPMKPPPGWKCPKRFKLGLGEPWESESESSSDGETDVEVRTKVRTFVSQQNTNVEVKKTSIIHSQVAKELFPDRVADDFLLLASQQFERELNNCSSVEFTKEEFPDQVTDDILLLASQQFEGKQSPLRHLTNGGPQPTLFEEGSKNETVSETSGAVNRGSVRYGSPKTSKEVEEARKRGIPVKTQDQNKWVGNIWREWVQYRLQCSCVEPEEKEHKLLEDFCKMSKQAMNFWLGKFVLEVRRKDGRPYSPDTLYQICCALLRLLREVDRADVNILADPMFCQFRATLDARMKELKFTGNYQIQLFKPTNGRAYLMYTEDVSKANQGGLVHRKREQKQVVQYANDDNPERCLVRLYKLYMSKCPEDRPDGALYLKPLAKPTEQCWYHKIPIWHNSLQQTVRRLCVAAGIEGKFTNHSLRATNATRLFEAKVDEQLIMQRTGHSSNAVRSYKRVGEKLRTVTSDVLNGTVTTTKDQDLKVSPDEKVKQHDKPDKTENQENMASGINLVGTTNCTININYHH, encoded by the exons ATGGCGGGACAGTTGAAGTTCAAGCCGTTTCAACCTATGAAGCCTCCTCCAGGTTGGAAATGCCCTAAACGATTTAAACTCGGGTTGGGAGAACCTTGGGAAAGTGAATCTGAATCTAGCAGCGATGGTGAAACTGATGTTGAGGTGCGAACCAAGGTGCGAACTTTTGTGAGCCAGCAGAATACAA ATGTTGAAGTCAAGAAGACGTCGATAATTCACTCACAAGTGGCTAAGGAACTGTTTCCTGACCGCGTAGCCGACGACTTCCTTCTGCTTGCATCACAGCAGTTTGAGCGAGAGTTGAACAACTGTTCGTCTGTAGAATTTACTAAGGAAGAATTTCCCGATCAAGTTACTGATGACATTCTTCTTCTTGCATCACAGCAGTTCGAAGGTAAACAATCTCCGCTGCGTCACCTGACTAATGGTGGACCTCAACCAACATTGTTTGAGGAAGGTAGTAAAAATGAAACTGTTAGCGAGACTAGTGGAGCGGTTAATAGAGGTAGTGTACGATATGGGTCACCAAAAACATCCAAGGAAGTTGAGGAAGCAAGGAAACGTGGAATACCAGTCAAAACACAAGACCAGAACAAATGGGTGGGGAATATATGGCGTGAGTGGGTTCAATATCGTTTGCAGTGTTCATGTGTTGAGCCTGAGGAAAAGGAGCACAAGCTACTTGAGGATTTCTGTAAAATGTCGAAACAAGCTATGAATTTTTGGTTAGGGAAGTTCGTACTTGAAGTGAGGCGAAAAGATGGTAGGCCATACTCACCTGATACTCTTTATCAGATATGCTGTGCACTATTACGTTTGTTAAGAGAAGTAGATAGAGCTGATGTAAATATACTAGCCGATCCTATGTTTTGTCAGTTTCGTGCTACTTTAGATGCACGCATGAAAGAACTGAAATTTACTGGCAATTATCAA ATCCAGCTGTTTAAACCTACTAATGGACGGGCTTATCTAATGTACACAGAAGACGTGTCTAAAGCAAATCAAGGAGGTCTTGTACACCGCAAGCGGGAGCAAAAGCAAGTGGTTCAGTATGCTAATGACGATAATCCAGAACGTTGTTTAGTCAGGCTCTACAAGTTATACATGTCAAAGTGTCCAGAAGATCGTCCAGATGGAGCACTTTATCTAAAGCCACTTGCTAAACCAACTGAACAATGTTGGTATCACAAAATACCTATTTGGCATAATTCATTACAGCAAACTGTTCGCAGATTGTGTGTAGCAGCAGGAATTGAGGGAAAGTTTACCAACCACTCACTTCGCGCCACAAATGCAACCAGATTGTTTGAAGCCAAAGTAGATGAGCAACTTATTATGCAAAGGACGGGGCACTCATCTAATGCTGTGAGGTCTTATAAGCGGGTTGGTGAGAAATTGCGGACTGTAACATCAGATGTGCTAAATGGTACTGTTACTACCACTAAGGATCAAGATTTGAAAGTATCACCAGATGAGAAGGTTAAGCAGCATGACAAGCCAGACAAGACTGAAAATCAAGAGAACATGGCTTCAGGGATTAACCTTGTTGGTACAACTAATTGTACCATTAACATTAACTATCATCACTGA
- the LOC136245518 gene encoding uncharacterized protein: MRLANTSDRQKQKTIDAAKAHLEAVAVERTCYRDACKASWEKLKATFTNSDGVLEAPSPSSHTTPASHKMEVHYSFDMAQQVHYPSDPLQPGPIYFLTPRKCGIFGVCCEAIPRQVTYLIDEAYNVGKGANSIISMLHHFFEVHGLGETSAHLHADNCTGQNKNRFMMYYLMWRCMTGLHDHITISFLLVGHTKFAPDWCFGLLKQSFRRTKIGDLEDIANCVAQSSFVNIPQLIGSLDGTMFVPTYDWSSFFEETTVKTALKGITQLHHFRFSKLHPGKVFVKEARNSNEREINLLKDVSWRPSSQQLPLPVIPNGLSQERQYLYDKIREFCPEQKKDIVYPRPLSI, translated from the exons ATGAGACTGGCTAACACATCGGATCGCCAGAAACAGAAG ACCATTGATGCAGCAAAAGCCCACTTGGAAGCAGTAGCTGTTGAAAGGACCTGCTATCGTGATGCTTGCAAGGCAAGCTGGGAGAAGTTGAAAGCCACCTTCACGAATTCGGATGGAGTGCTAGAGGCTCCTTCACCATCATCACATACAACACCAGCTAGCCATAAAATGGAAGTGCATTACAGCTTTGATATGGCTCAACAG GTTCACTACCCAAGTGACCCATTACAACCTGGTCCCATATACTTTTTAACTCCAAGAAAGTGTGGAATCTTTGGAGTATGCTGTGAAGCCATACCACGtcaa GTGACTTACTTGATAGATGAAGCTTACAATGTTGGAAAAGGGGCCAACTCTATCATCTCCATGCTTCACCACTTTTTTGAAGTCCACGGACTAGGAGAGACATCTGCACATTTACATGCAGATAACTGCACCGGCCAAAATAAGAACCGGTTTATGATGTATTATTTGATGTGGCGATGCATGACTGGATTACACGATCACATAACAATATCGTTCCTCTTAGTGGGACACACTAAGTTTGCACCAGACTGGTGCTTTGGCTTACTAAAACAAAGCTTTCGTCGGACAAAGATAGGGGACTTAGAGGACATTGCCAACTGTGTAGCCCAGTCATCATTCGTTAACATACCTCAACTTATTGGATCACTCGATGGGACAATGTTCGTTCCAACGTATGATTGGAGCAGCTTTTTTGAAGAAACAACAGTAAAGACTGCTCTGAAGGGAATTACACAACTCCATCACTTTCGGTTCTCCAAACTTCACCCTGGAAAGGTATTTGTCAAGGAAGCCAGGAATTCCAATGAACGGGAGATCAACCTGTTGAAAGATGTATCTTGGCGACCATCCTCTCAGCAGCTGCCTTTACCAGTGATTCCAAATGGATTGTCACAAGAACGACAATATCTTTACGATAAGATCCGGGAGTTTTGTCCTGAGCAAAAGAAAGATATTGTATACCCTAGGCCTTTGAGCATTTAA